A portion of the Blattabacterium clevelandi genome contains these proteins:
- a CDS encoding NAD kinase, whose amino-acid sequence MKVALYGQKIGKKNIPYLNQFIGYIFNNSIDISIEKSFFNILSSFEEFKNLNVPVFSHYKELTKDFSLMFTFGGDGTILSSLNFIRDTGIPIVGVNTGNLGFLATFNKDVFIKKIDQIFDQKFHLIPRSLLWLETSITDHNPFFNFALNEIVIFRKETVSMITIDAYIDKQFLTSYWADGLIISTPTGSTGYSLSCGGPIITPENKNFVITPISPHNLFSRPLIISDCQKIHLKIHSRVKYYSLSMDTRLKSLKKDNELYIRKAPFYIYIIQEEKYTYYKTLREKLLWGMDQRN is encoded by the coding sequence ATGAAAGTAGCCTTATATGGACAAAAAATTGGAAAAAAAAATATTCCATATCTGAATCAGTTCATTGGCTATATATTCAATAATTCAATAGATATATCTATTGAAAAATCATTTTTTAATATTTTGTCTTCTTTTGAAGAATTTAAAAATCTTAATGTTCCTGTTTTTTCTCATTATAAAGAATTAACAAAAGATTTTAGTTTAATGTTTACTTTTGGAGGAGATGGAACTATATTATCTTCTTTAAATTTTATTAGAGATACTGGAATTCCTATTGTAGGTGTTAATACAGGAAATTTAGGATTTTTAGCTACCTTTAATAAAGATGTTTTTATTAAAAAAATAGACCAAATTTTCGATCAAAAATTTCATTTGATTCCTAGAAGTCTATTGTGGTTAGAAACTTCTATTACGGATCATAATCCATTTTTTAATTTTGCATTAAATGAGATTGTTATTTTTAGAAAAGAAACTGTTTCTATGATTACTATAGATGCTTATATAGATAAGCAGTTTTTGACTTCTTATTGGGCGGATGGATTAATTATTTCTACTCCTACTGGATCTACTGGATATTCTTTAAGTTGTGGAGGACCTATTATTACTCCTGAAAATAAAAATTTTGTTATTACACCTATATCTCCACATAATTTATTTTCACGTCCATTGATTATTTCCGATTGTCAAAAAATACATTTAAAAATACATAGTAGAGTAAAATATTATTCATTATCTATGGATACTAGACTTAAATCTTTAAAAAAAGATAATGAATTATATATTAGAAAAGCTCCTTTTTATATATATATTATTCAAGAAGAAAAATATACTTATTATAAAACTTTACGAGAAAAATTATTATGGGGGATGGATCAAAGAAATTGA
- a CDS encoding isoprenyl transferase yields MKLLKKIDLNSIPNHVAIIMDGNGRWAEKRGKLRTFGHENSIKSITDSINSCKELGIPYITLYVFSSENWNRPKKEIDDLIRLFHEKLKNYLEEIHDKNVKIIVIGEIKKFPIMIQDKLLFFIKKTKNNTSITLVLAISYGSREEILRATKIIANKVYVGELSLKDINFSSFQNYLYTTNKIPDVDLIIRTSGEQRLSNFLLWQSAYAELYFTNILWPDFRKKDFFEAIINYQKRKRRFGKVL; encoded by the coding sequence TTGAAATTATTAAAAAAAATAGATTTAAATAGTATACCTAATCACGTAGCAATTATTATGGATGGTAATGGTCGTTGGGCGGAGAAAAGAGGAAAATTGAGAACATTTGGACATGAGAATTCTATAAAATCTATTACAGACTCTATAAATAGCTGTAAAGAATTAGGAATTCCTTATATAACTTTATATGTTTTTTCTTCAGAAAATTGGAATAGACCAAAAAAAGAAATAGATGATTTAATACGTTTATTTCATGAAAAATTAAAAAATTATTTAGAAGAAATTCATGATAAAAATGTAAAAATTATTGTTATAGGAGAAATAAAAAAATTTCCTATTATGATACAAGATAAATTACTTTTTTTTATTAAAAAGACAAAAAATAATACATCTATAACATTAGTTTTAGCTATCAGTTATGGATCTAGAGAGGAAATTTTGAGAGCAACAAAAATTATAGCCAATAAAGTTTATGTTGGTGAATTATCCCTAAAAGATATTAATTTTTCTTCTTTTCAAAATTATTTATATACTACTAATAAAATACCAGATGTAGATCTTATTATTAGAACTAGTGGAGAACAACGTCTTAGTAATTTTTTACTTTGGCAATCTGCTTATGCAGAATTATATTTTACGAATATTTTATGGCCAGATTTTCGTAAAAAAGATTTTTTCGAAGCCATAATAAATTATCAAAAAAGAAAACGTCGTTTTGGAAAAGTTTTATAA
- a CDS encoding phosphoenolpyruvate carboxykinase (ATP), with product MSSLYLERYGILNSSNNWQLSSEELQNIIIQNKMGVETKSGVLAINTGIFTGRSPEDRFIVKDNITNKKIWWDENFNQSFNSKKFDRIYQKLVGYLSEKTLYVRDGYLCSDKRYQLNIRSISEYPWSDLFIHNLFFRISKIEQIVPDWLLLCSPGFQSNPMTDGTRKKNFTILNFKKKVILIGGSGYTGEIKKSLFSVLNFILPIYKNVFPMHCSANIGILKKDTALFFGLSGTGKTTISNDTNRKLIGDDEHGWTDDNIIFNFEGGCYAKILGISKEKEPMIYHAIKKGAMLENVVFKKGTNEVDFFNDSITPNIRVSYPINFIKNIEKKSISSNIKNIFFLTYDAFGILPPISKLNKAQSAYYFLLGYTSKVAGTELNIKKPQATFSSCFGAPFMLLNPVQYTKMLIKKLNNSEINVWMVNTGLLFVGESIGFRIKLKYTRKLIQCVLDGCLSRVDYEKYPIFNFHIPKYCPGISSNILNPKKTWKNKKMYQDQVKNLVKKFIKNFDIYRKYTDKEILSGEPKIE from the coding sequence ATGAGTTCTCTTTATCTAGAAAGATATGGAATATTGAATTCTTCAAATAATTGGCAATTATCTTCTGAAGAATTACAAAATATAATTATTCAAAATAAAATGGGGGTAGAAACTAAATCAGGAGTTTTAGCAATAAATACAGGTATATTCACTGGTCGTTCTCCTGAAGATAGATTTATTGTGAAAGATAACATTACAAATAAAAAAATTTGGTGGGATGAAAATTTTAATCAATCTTTTAATTCTAAAAAATTTGATCGTATATATCAAAAATTAGTCGGATACTTATCTGAAAAAACCTTATACGTAAGAGATGGGTATCTTTGTTCTGATAAACGTTATCAACTTAATATTCGTTCTATTAGTGAATATCCATGGTCTGATCTATTTATCCATAATCTTTTTTTTCGAATTTCTAAAATTGAACAAATTGTACCAGATTGGTTATTATTATGTTCACCTGGATTTCAATCTAATCCAATGACAGATGGTACACGGAAAAAAAATTTTACCATATTAAATTTTAAAAAAAAAGTTATATTAATTGGTGGATCAGGATATACAGGAGAGATTAAAAAATCTCTTTTTTCGGTTCTAAATTTTATACTTCCTATATATAAAAATGTTTTCCCTATGCATTGTTCTGCAAATATTGGGATCTTAAAAAAAGATACAGCACTTTTTTTTGGATTATCTGGGACTGGAAAAACTACTATTTCTAATGATACTAATAGAAAATTAATAGGTGATGATGAACATGGTTGGACGGATGACAACATTATTTTTAATTTTGAAGGAGGTTGTTATGCCAAAATATTGGGTATTTCTAAAGAAAAAGAACCTATGATTTATCATGCTATCAAGAAAGGAGCAATGTTGGAAAATGTAGTTTTCAAAAAAGGAACCAATGAAGTAGATTTTTTTAATGATTCTATTACACCAAATATACGAGTAAGTTATCCTATAAATTTTATAAAAAATATCGAAAAAAAATCCATATCTTCCAATATTAAAAATATTTTTTTTCTAACCTATGATGCCTTTGGGATATTACCTCCTATATCAAAACTAAATAAAGCACAATCCGCTTATTATTTTTTATTAGGTTATACTTCTAAAGTTGCTGGAACAGAATTGAATATAAAAAAACCACAAGCTACTTTTTCTTCCTGTTTTGGAGCTCCATTTATGCTATTAAATCCAGTTCAATATACAAAAATGTTAATCAAAAAATTAAATAATTCGGAAATAAATGTATGGATGGTAAATACAGGACTACTTTTTGTTGGAGAATCCATTGGATTTAGGATAAAATTAAAATATACACGAAAACTTATTCAATGTGTTTTAGATGGATGTTTATCCAGAGTAGATTACGAAAAGTATCCTATATTCAATTTTCATATTCCAAAATACTGTCCAGGTATATCTTCCAATATTTTAAATCCAAAAAAAACATGGAAAAATAAGAAAATGTATCAAGATCAAGTAAAAAATCTTGTAAAAAAATTCATCAAAAATTTTGATATATACAGAAAATATACGG
- a CDS encoding alpha/beta fold hydrolase, with protein MFKEKKFSYIKKGSGHPLILLHGLMGGLSNFNALLDFFPEKGYQVIIPVLPFYKMPLFLTNIYSLSKYIIQFLIEIGIENSTLIGNSLGGHIALIIAKKRIDLVHSLVLTGSSGLFEKSFGYAFPKRENYEYIRKKSQEVFYDPKIATKELVDEVFHIVNDKKKGIKTLYIAKSAMKYNMSKDLSVIQKPICLIWGKQDPVTPPDVAKEFHRLLPHSELYWIDKCGHVPMMEHPKKFIKILEKWLSKFNLNHENFFCKV; from the coding sequence ATGTTTAAAGAAAAAAAGTTTTCTTATATAAAAAAAGGCTCAGGGCATCCACTAATATTACTTCATGGTTTAATGGGTGGATTAAGTAATTTTAATGCACTTTTAGATTTTTTTCCAGAAAAAGGATATCAAGTAATAATCCCTGTTTTACCTTTTTATAAGATGCCTCTATTTCTTACAAATATTTACAGTTTATCTAAATATATTATTCAGTTTTTAATAGAAATTGGAATTGAAAATTCTACATTAATAGGAAATTCATTAGGAGGGCATATTGCTTTAATTATAGCAAAAAAAAGAATAGATTTAGTACATTCTTTGGTTCTTACAGGAAGTTCTGGATTATTTGAAAAATCTTTTGGATATGCTTTTCCTAAAAGAGAAAATTATGAATATATTAGAAAAAAATCACAAGAAGTATTTTATGATCCTAAAATTGCTACTAAAGAATTAGTAGATGAAGTCTTTCATATTGTGAATGATAAAAAAAAGGGAATTAAAACTTTATATATTGCGAAAAGTGCTATGAAGTACAATATGTCAAAAGATTTATCTGTTATTCAAAAACCTATTTGTTTAATTTGGGGTAAACAAGATCCTGTAACTCCACCAGATGTAGCAAAAGAATTTCATAGATTGTTACCTCATTCCGAATTATATTGGATAGATAAATGTGGTCATGTTCCTATGATGGAACATCCAAAAAAATTTATAAAAATTTTAGAAAAATGGTTATCTAAATTTAATTTAAATCATGAAAATTTTTTCTGTAAAGTTTAA
- a CDS encoding type II 3-dehydroquinate dehydratase produces the protein MKKISIINGPNLNLLGKREPELYGTENFINYFNKLKRKKIFSSIEMTYYQSNHEGKIIDILHDIGDLSNGIIINAGAYTHTSLGIADAIKSISTPVIEVHISNIYSREIFRQKSFLSSVCKGTIFGFGLKSYELGIISFSL, from the coding sequence ATGAAAAAAATTAGCATTATTAATGGTCCTAATTTAAATCTTTTAGGAAAAAGAGAACCAGAATTATACGGTACTGAAAATTTCATAAACTATTTTAATAAATTAAAAAGAAAAAAAATTTTTTCTTCTATAGAAATGACCTATTATCAAAGTAATCATGAAGGTAAAATTATAGATATATTACATGATATAGGAGACCTATCAAATGGAATTATTATCAATGCTGGAGCATATACTCATACTTCTTTAGGAATTGCAGATGCTATTAAATCAATCTCTACTCCAGTTATAGAAGTTCATATTTCTAATATCTATTCCAGAGAAATTTTTAGACAAAAATCATTTTTATCTTCTGTTTGTAAAGGGACTATTTTTGGATTTGGATTGAAATCTTATGAATTAGGAATAATAAGTTTTTCTCTGTAA
- the fabF gene encoding beta-ketoacyl-ACP synthase II, with translation MKKLKRVVVTGLGSITPIGNNLEEYWISLVNGKSGAEPITYFDTKKYKTKFACELKHYDPNIFFSKKEQKKLDPCAQYGILASSEAVKNSGINFSKEKRERIGVIWSSGIGGLLNLEESISDYVNGGRFPKFSPFFIPKILIDITAGFISIKYGLHGPNYATVSACASSSNAIVDAYHLICLGKADIMVTGGSEAAITQSGVGGFNALHALSTRNDDYKTASRPFDKDRDGFVLGEGAGCLILEEYKHAKNRNANIYAEIGGVGMSGDAYHITAPHPEGKGIIIAMKEAIKDAGIEYREVNHINSHGTSTILGDLAEVKAIQKVFHESIYNININSTKSMTGHLLGAAGSIEAIASILPLREKIIPPTINLFEIDKKIDSKINFTPNNAIKKEIKISICNTFGFGGHNVCILFKKIDVKR, from the coding sequence ATGAAAAAATTAAAGAGAGTAGTAGTTACAGGACTTGGATCTATTACTCCAATAGGAAATAATTTAGAAGAATATTGGATTTCCCTTGTAAATGGAAAAAGTGGTGCAGAGCCTATTACCTATTTTGATACTAAAAAATATAAAACTAAATTTGCTTGTGAATTAAAACATTATGATCCTAATATTTTTTTTAGTAAAAAAGAACAAAAAAAATTGGATCCTTGTGCACAATATGGAATTTTAGCATCCTCTGAAGCCGTAAAAAATAGTGGAATTAATTTTTCTAAAGAAAAAAGGGAACGTATTGGAGTTATTTGGTCGTCTGGAATTGGAGGTCTTTTAAACTTAGAAGAATCTATTTCTGATTATGTAAATGGAGGAAGATTTCCTAAATTTAGTCCTTTTTTTATTCCTAAAATATTAATAGATATTACTGCTGGATTTATTTCGATTAAATATGGACTACATGGACCTAATTATGCTACTGTATCCGCTTGTGCTTCTTCTTCTAATGCAATTGTAGATGCATATCATTTAATCTGTTTAGGAAAAGCAGATATTATGGTAACTGGTGGGTCTGAGGCAGCTATTACACAAAGTGGAGTAGGTGGATTTAATGCATTACATGCATTATCTACTAGAAATGATGATTACAAAACAGCATCACGTCCTTTTGATAAAGATAGGGATGGTTTTGTTTTGGGGGAAGGTGCAGGATGTTTAATATTAGAAGAATATAAACATGCTAAAAATAGAAATGCTAATATATATGCTGAAATAGGTGGAGTTGGTATGTCTGGAGATGCATATCATATTACAGCTCCTCATCCAGAAGGAAAAGGGATTATTATTGCTATGAAAGAAGCTATAAAAGATGCTGGAATTGAATATAGAGAAGTTAATCATATTAATTCTCATGGAACTTCTACTATTTTAGGAGATCTTGCAGAAGTAAAAGCTATTCAAAAAGTTTTTCATGAAAGTATATATAACATTAACATTAATTCTACTAAATCTATGACAGGTCATTTATTAGGTGCCGCAGGTTCTATAGAAGCGATTGCTTCTATACTTCCTTTAAGGGAAAAAATTATACCTCCAACTATTAATTTATTTGAAATAGATAAAAAAATAGATTCTAAAATTAATTTTACTCCAAATAATGCAATAAAAAAAGAAATTAAAATCAGTATATGCAATACTTTTGGTTTTGGAGGACATAACGTTTGTATTTTATTTAAAAAAATAGATGTTAAAAGATGA
- the yihA gene encoding ribosome biogenesis GTP-binding protein YihA/YsxC has translation MKIFSVKFKKSIEKSNQFFYSTFPEYAFSGRSNVGKSSLINFIVNSKKEAKVSSSPGRTKFINFFLINHKWYLIDLPGYGYSLKRNRRIEKKKLIRDYIFYRTNLVCLFLLLDCRIIIQPLDLDFIKKLKTYKIYFCIIFTKTDKINPKILDKNINYCKEKIEKNFFSMPKYFKVSVKKKYGREKLIQIIQNLNEYFEFKKKPYREKLIIPNS, from the coding sequence ATGAAAATTTTTTCTGTAAAGTTTAAAAAAAGTATAGAAAAATCCAATCAATTTTTTTATTCTACTTTTCCTGAATATGCTTTTTCTGGACGTTCTAATGTAGGGAAATCTAGTTTGATTAATTTTATTGTTAATTCTAAAAAAGAAGCTAAAGTATCATCTTCTCCTGGAAGAACAAAATTTATTAATTTTTTTTTAATCAACCATAAATGGTATTTAATAGATTTACCTGGATATGGTTATTCTTTGAAAAGAAATAGAAGAATAGAAAAAAAAAAATTAATTAGAGATTATATTTTTTATAGAACTAATTTAGTTTGTTTATTTTTACTTTTAGATTGTAGAATAATTATACAACCATTAGATCTAGATTTTATAAAAAAGTTAAAAACTTATAAAATATATTTTTGTATTATTTTTACGAAAACGGATAAAATAAATCCAAAAATTTTAGATAAAAATATAAATTATTGTAAAGAAAAAATTGAAAAAAATTTTTTTTCAATGCCTAAATATTTTAAAGTTTCTGTAAAAAAAAAATATGGAAGAGAAAAACTTATTCAAATTATTCAAAATTTGAATGAATATTTTGAATTTAAAAAAAAACCTTACAGAGAAAAACTTATTATTCCTAATTCATAA
- a CDS encoding pseudouridine synthase: protein MNHIQNKKNEFIRLNHYLSNSGISSRRDADKLIQSGIVKVNGIPVTKLGTIIHVNDVIKINGNKIKKKKNIYILLNKPKGFITSTHDPFNRKTVMSLIPNFSDYRIFPVGRLDRSTTGVLLLTNDGFITEKFTHPKYNVKKIYHVLLNKKINDEDIYRIQKGKIFLKEGRVKIDFIYREKKNRIKIGLHIGWNRIIKRIFKKLTYQVVQLDRINFGGLTKKNLKIGCWSFLNKNEIDNTIKNFFHEKN from the coding sequence ATGAATCATATACAAAATAAAAAAAATGAATTTATACGATTAAATCATTATTTATCCAATTCTGGAATCTCTTCTAGAAGAGATGCAGATAAATTAATTCAATCGGGGATCGTAAAAGTTAATGGAATCCCCGTTACAAAATTGGGGACAATTATACATGTAAATGATGTTATAAAAATAAATGGAAATAAAATTAAAAAAAAAAAAAATATATATATACTTCTTAATAAACCTAAGGGGTTTATTACTTCTACACATGATCCATTTAATAGAAAAACAGTTATGAGTTTAATTCCCAATTTTTCTGATTATAGAATTTTTCCTGTTGGAAGATTAGATCGTTCAACTACAGGAGTTTTACTTCTTACCAATGATGGATTCATAACTGAAAAATTCACTCATCCAAAATATAATGTAAAAAAAATATATCATGTTTTACTAAATAAAAAAATTAACGATGAAGATATCTATAGAATTCAAAAAGGAAAAATATTTCTCAAAGAAGGAAGAGTAAAAATAGATTTTATATACAGAGAAAAAAAAAATAGAATAAAAATTGGATTACACATAGGATGGAATAGAATAATTAAACGTATTTTTAAAAAATTAACTTATCAAGTAGTTCAATTGGATAGAATTAATTTTGGAGGTCTTACTAAAAAAAATCTTAAAATAGGATGCTGGAGTTTTTTAAATAAAAATGAAATAGATAATACTATAAAAAATTTTTTTCATGAAAAAAATTAG
- a CDS encoding acyl carrier protein encodes MSDIASRVKSIIVEKLSVEENDIFPKASFTNDLGADSLDIVELIMEFEKEFNISISDEKAEKITTVGEAIQAIKNILDEKKKEDNSSD; translated from the coding sequence ATGTCTGATATTGCATCAAGAGTAAAGTCTATTATTGTAGAAAAATTGAGTGTAGAAGAAAATGATATTTTTCCTAAGGCTAGTTTTACCAATGATTTAGGTGCAGATTCCTTAGATATAGTAGAGCTTATTATGGAATTTGAAAAAGAATTTAATATTAGTATTTCTGATGAGAAAGCAGAAAAAATAACAACTGTAGGTGAGGCAATACAAGCTATCAAAAATATTTTAGATGAGAAAAAAAAAGAGGATAATAGTTCTGATTAA
- a CDS encoding ribonuclease III family protein, whose translation MLKDEDSILVGRLKKILGFCPKRISYLKEVFIYSFSTKKRNKNYYIDFQRLEFLGDAVLNSIISHFLYEKLPEKKEGELTQVRSKIVCRRNLNEIFKKLTLTEIFFKKKKSIISDNMFGNALESLIGFIYLEIGYQGCKNFVYKKILHFHVNIVKLQKEIFSYKVWIIEWSQKNKFLINFNTFKEEKNKNIITYLSEFTISEYEMKTLGRGPSKKKSEEIAAKKAYFLIQKKYKKNI comes from the coding sequence ATGTTAAAAGATGAAGATTCTATTTTAGTTGGTCGATTAAAGAAAATATTAGGATTTTGTCCAAAAAGAATAAGTTATTTAAAAGAAGTATTTATATATAGTTTTTCTACAAAAAAAAGAAATAAAAATTATTATATAGATTTTCAAAGATTAGAATTTTTAGGAGATGCCGTATTGAATTCTATTATTTCCCATTTTTTATATGAAAAACTTCCTGAAAAAAAAGAAGGAGAATTAACTCAAGTTCGATCTAAAATAGTATGTAGAAGAAATTTAAATGAAATTTTTAAAAAACTAACGTTAACAGAAATTTTCTTTAAAAAAAAGAAATCAATAATATCTGATAATATGTTTGGAAATGCTCTTGAATCTTTAATAGGTTTTATTTATTTAGAAATTGGATATCAGGGGTGTAAAAATTTTGTATATAAAAAAATCTTACATTTTCATGTAAATATTGTGAAATTACAGAAGGAAATTTTTAGTTACAAAGTATGGATTATAGAATGGTCCCAAAAAAATAAATTTTTGATAAATTTTAATACTTTTAAAGAAGAAAAAAATAAAAATATAATTACTTATTTATCTGAATTTACTATATCTGAATATGAAATGAAAACATTGGGTAGAGGCCCATCCAAAAAAAAATCAGAAGAAATTGCAGCAAAAAAAGCTTATTTTCTTATTCAAAAAAAGTATAAAAAAAATATTTAA
- a CDS encoding mevalonate kinase family protein codes for MKKSVFYSKILLFGEYGIIENSIGLSIPYNFYKGSLKFLNSTKNKEFFYSNLELKKYYKFLFFLKQNKKNLVKIDLKRLQKDIQKGIYFQSNIPKGYGIGSSGALVSSIYDKYAKKKLKKCLNNKNIIILKKIFSQMESFFHGKSSGIDPLICYFNKPLLIRSETNISTIKIPKKNELKGKGAIFLLDTGFSRKTSFMIEKFFFVKLKNDEFKKILKEEFMKYNEKCIESFLKGNFKIMLKNVKLLSTWIFIHFRPMIPKIFWKIWEKSLFTDLHYLKLCGSGGGGFILGFTPNYDISKKILKKYTTEVFFRF; via the coding sequence ATGAAAAAATCTGTTTTTTATTCTAAAATTCTTTTATTTGGAGAATACGGAATTATAGAAAATTCTATTGGACTTTCCATTCCTTATAATTTTTATAAAGGATCTTTAAAATTTTTAAATTCTACCAAAAATAAAGAATTTTTTTATTCTAATTTAGAATTAAAAAAATATTATAAATTTTTATTTTTTTTAAAACAAAATAAAAAAAATTTAGTAAAAATTGATCTTAAAAGATTACAAAAAGATATTCAAAAAGGAATTTATTTCCAATCAAATATTCCTAAAGGATATGGAATAGGGAGTTCAGGGGCATTAGTTTCCTCTATTTATGATAAATATGCTAAAAAAAAACTAAAAAAATGTTTAAATAATAAAAATATAATAATTTTAAAAAAAATATTTAGCCAAATGGAATCTTTTTTCCACGGAAAAAGTTCAGGAATAGATCCTTTAATTTGTTATTTTAACAAACCATTACTCATTCGTTCAGAAACAAATATTTCTACCATTAAAATTCCTAAAAAAAATGAATTAAAAGGGAAAGGAGCGATTTTTTTATTAGATACTGGTTTTTCTAGAAAAACTTCTTTTATGATAGAAAAATTTTTTTTCGTAAAATTAAAAAATGATGAATTCAAAAAAATATTAAAAGAAGAATTTATGAAATATAATGAAAAATGTATTGAATCCTTTTTAAAAGGAAATTTCAAAATTATGCTAAAAAACGTAAAATTACTTTCTACTTGGATTTTTATTCATTTTCGCCCTATGATACCAAAAATATTTTGGAAAATATGGGAAAAAAGCCTTTTTACTGACCTTCATTATTTAAAACTATGTGGTTCTGGAGGGGGAGGATTTATTTTAGGATTTACTCCAAATTATGATATTTCTAAAAAAATATTAAAAAAGTATACAACAGAAGTTTTCTTTCGTTTTTAA